One Panicum virgatum strain AP13 chromosome 3N, P.virgatum_v5, whole genome shotgun sequence DNA segment encodes these proteins:
- the LOC120665053 gene encoding putative glucan endo-1,3-beta-glucosidase GVI, which produces MVSAAARVTKAAAPWVLACGFLLCLAGFPGAEGAIGVNYGMVANNLPAPEQVISMYKARNISYVRLFHPDTSVLNALRGSGIGVVLGTLNEDLQRLASDPSYAASWVATNVQPFAGSVQFRYINAGNEVVPGDAAAHVLPAMQNLESALRSAGVGGVAVTTAVATAVLGASYPPSQGAFSEAAAPVMAPIVSYLSSRNAPLLVNVYPYFAYSSSGGEVALGYALLSAGSGAAASVADGGVVYTNMFDAIVDAAHAAVEKAGVQGLELVVSETGWPSGGGEGASVENAAAYNNNVVRHVGGGTPRRPGKAVETYLFAMFNENGKPEGVEQHFGLFQPDMSEVYHVDFSAGSSS; this is translated from the coding sequence GAGCTGAGGGTGCCATTGGCGTGAACTACGGCATGGTCGCCAACAATCTACCGGCGCCGGAGCAGGTGATCTCCATGTACAAGGCCAGGAACATCAGCTACGTGCGGCTCTTCCACCCGGACACGTCCGTGCTCAACGCGCTCCGGGGCtccggcatcggcgtggtcctgGGCACGCTGAACGAGGACCTCCAGCGCCTGGCGTCCGACCCGTCCTACGCCGCGTCGTGGGTCGCCACCAACGTGCAGCCCTTCGCCGGCTCCGTCCAGTTCCGGTACATCAACGCCGGCAACGAGGTCGTCCCGGGGGATGCCGCCGCGCACGTGCTCCCGGCCATGCAGAACCTCGAGTCCGCGCTCCGTTCCGCGGGGGTGGGCGGCGTCGCCGTCACGACGGCCGTGGCGACGGCCGTGCTTGGCGCGTCGTACCCGCCGTCGCAGGGCGCGttctcggaggcggcggcgccggtgatgGCCCCGATCGTGTCGTACCTGTCGTCGAGGAACGCGCCGCTGCTGGTGAACGTGTACCCGTACTTCGCCTACTCGAGCAGCGGCGGGGAGGTGGCGCTGGGGTACGCGCTGCTGTCGGCCGgctccggggcggcggcgtcggtggcGGACGGCGGGGTGGTGTACACCAACATGTTCGACGCGATCGTGGACGCGGCGCACGCGGCGGTGGAGAAGGCCGGGGTgcaggggctggagctggtggtgtCGGAGACCGGGTGGccgtcgggcggcggcgagggcgccaGCGTGGAGAACGCGGCGGCGTACAACAACAACGTGGTCCGGCacgtcggcggcggcacccCGCGGCGGCCCGGGAAGGCCGTGGAGACGTACCTGTTCGCCATGTTCAACGAGAACGGCAAGCCCGAGGGCGTGGAGCAgcacttcgggctcttccagcCGGACATGAGCGAGGTCTACCACGTCGACTTCTCGGCGGGATCCTCCTCCTAG